A single region of the Gossypium arboreum isolate Shixiya-1 chromosome 12, ASM2569848v2, whole genome shotgun sequence genome encodes:
- the LOC108477127 gene encoding pentatricopeptide repeat-containing protein At4g37170 isoform X2, translating into MRSIISRISHCSSLFHQNRVMISYSFSSQTQTHIPAPRRTSIKLNTTDNLITQLHNLCDQKHLKEAIQILNQIERPPASVYSTLIQLCCQNRALNEGKTVHKRMRYFGFLPGIVISNRLLDMYAKCGSLSDAQKVFDEMSEKDLCSWNTLISGYTKLGMVKEAKKLFDEMPERDNFSWTAMISGYVRFDKPKEALELYRMQEMSLLSKLNNFTVSSVLAASAAMGCLIIGKEIHGRITRAGLDFDDVVWSALMDMYGKCGSIDEARSVFDKLVDRDIVAWTAMIDRYFRDGRREEGFELFRQLMKSGIWPNEFTFAGVLNACAAAAAEEIGKQVHGYMTRVYFNPLSFAASALVHMYSKCGNVENAKRVFNGMPQPDLVSWTSLITGYAQNGQPDEALEYFELLLKSNTKPDHITFVGVLSACTHAGLVDKGLEYFHSIKDMHGLTHTADHYACIIDLLARSGRFQEAENIISKMPMKPDKFLWASLLGGCRIHGNFELAEKAAKALFEIEPENPATYVTMANIYATAGRWDEVAKIRRSMDDKGVVKKPGLSWIEVKREIHVFLVGDTSHPKSKEIHEFLVKLSKRMREEGYVPDTNFVLHDVEEEQKEQNLSYHSEKLTVAFGIISTPPGTPLKVFKNLRTCVDCHNAIKYISKIVNRKITVRDSSRFHCFEDGNCSCRDYW; encoded by the coding sequence ATGAGATCAATAATTTCCAGAATTTCCcattgttcatctttgtttcacCAAAACAGAGTAATGATTTCTTATTCCTTTTCTTCTCAAACCCAGACTCATATACCTGCCCCTCGAAGAACGTCTATCAAACTAAACACCACAGACAATCTCATAACTCAATTACACAATTTATGTGACCAAAAACACTTAAAAGAAGCCATTCAAATCCTCAATCAAATTGAAAGACCTCCAGCTTCTGTGTACTCAACTCTCATTCAGCTTTGCTGCCAAAACAGGGCTCTTAACGAGGGCAAAACTGTGCACAAACGCATGAGATACTTTGGATTTTTACCCGGCATAGTTATAAGTAATCGTCTTTTGGATATGTATGCAAAATGCGGGAGTTTGTCTGATGCTCAGAAGGTTTTCGATGAAATGAGTGAAAAGGACTTGTGTTCTTGGAACACTTTGATATCAGGTTATACTAAATTGGGGATGGTTAAGGAAGCAAAGAAGCTGTTTGATGAAATGCCTGAAAGAGATAATTTCTCATGGACTGCGATGATTTCGGGTTATGTTCGTTTTGATAAGCCTAAAGAAGCTTTAGAGCTTTACAGGATGCAGGAAATGAGCTTGCTGTCAAAGTTGAACAATTTTACTGTGTCCAGCGTGTTAGCTGCTTCTGCCGCTATGGGGTGCTTAATTATAGGTAAAGAGATTCATGGTCGTATAACGCGAGCTGGGTTAGATTTTGATGACGTTGTTTGGAGTGCTTTAATGGATATGTATGGGAAATGTGGGAGCATAGATGAAGCAAGGTCAGTTTTCGACAAATTGGTGGATAGAGATATTGTTGCCTGGACTGCGATGATTGATAGGTATTTTAGGGACGGTAGGCGGGAAGAAGGGTTTGAATTGTTTCGGCAGTTAATGAAATCGGGGATATGGCCTAACGAGTTTACCTTTGCTGGTGTTCTGAATGCGtgtgctgctgctgctgctgagGAGATAGGCAAGCAGGTTCATGGATACATGACAAGGGTTTATTTCAATCCTTTGTCTTTCGCTGCTAGTGCTCTTGTTCATATGTACTCCAAGTGTGGAAATGTTGAGAATGCAAAAAGGGTGTTTAATGGGATGCCTCAACCTGATTTAGTTTCATGGACTTCTTTGATCACTGGATATGCTCAGAATGGCCAGCCTGACGAGGCTTTGGAGTACTTCGAGTTGTTACTGAAATCAAATACGAAACCCGATCACATTACCTTTGTCGGGGTTCTTTCTGCTTGTACACATGCTGGATTGGTTGATAAAGGGCTAGAATATTTCCACTCAATAAAGGACATGCATGGATTAACTCATACTGCTGATCATTATGCTTGTATAATTGACTTATTAGCTCGATCTGGCCGATTTCAGGAAGCTGAGAATATCATTAGTAAGATGCCCATGAAACCTGATAAGTTTCTGTGGGCTTCCTTACTTGGCGGTTGTAGAATTCATGGTAACTTTGAATTAGCCGAAAAAGCTGCTAAAGCATTGTTTGAGATAGAGCCAGAAAATCCAGCGACCTATGTTACTATGGCCAACATATATGCCACTGCTGGTAGGTGGGATGAAGTCGCCAAAATTAGAAGGTCAATGGATGACAAGGGAGTGGTAAAGAAACCAGGTTTGAGCTGGATTGAGGTGAAGAGAGAGATACATGTTTTCTTAGTGGGAGATACTTCTCACCCAAAATCCAAGGAAATACATGAGTTCTTAGTGAAGCTTTCTAAGCGAATGAGGGAAGAAGGGTATGTCCCTGACACCAATTTTGTGCTGCATGATGTGGAGGAGGAGCAGAAGGAGCAAAACCTCTCATACCACAGTGAGAAGTTAACTGTTGCATTTGGAATTATTTCTACTCCTCCAGGAACACCACTCAAGGTTTTCAAGAATTTGAGAACATGTGTAGATTGCCATAATGCCATTAAATATATCTCGAAGATTGTTAACAGAAAAATAACAGTAAGGGATTCAAGCCGGTTCCATTGCTTTGAAGATGGAAACTGTTCTTGTAGAGATTATTGGTGA
- the LOC108477127 gene encoding pentatricopeptide repeat-containing protein At4g37170 isoform X1: MRSIISRISHCSSLFHQNRVMISYSFSSQTQTHIPAPRRTSIKLNTTDNLITQLHNLCDQKHLKEAIQILNQIERPPASVYSTLIQLCCQNRALNEGKTVHKRMRYFGFLPGIVISNRLLDMYAKCGSLSDAQKVFDEMSEKDLCSWNTLISGYTKLGMVKEAKKLFDEMPERDNFSWTAMISGYVRFDKPKEALELYRMQEMSLLSKLNNFTVSSVLAASAAMGCLIIGKEIHGRITRAGLDFDDVVWSALMDMYGKCGSIDEARSVFDKLVDRDIVAWTAMIDRYFRDGRREEGFELFRQLMKSGIWPNEFTFAGVLNACAAAAAEEIGKQVHGYMTRVYFNPLSFAASALVHMYSKCGNVENAKRVFNGMPQPDLVSWTSLITGYAQNGQPDEALEYFELLLKSNTKPDHITFVGVLSACTHAGLVDKGLEYFHSIKDMHGLTHTADHYACIIDLLARSGRFQEAENIISKMPMKPDKFLWASLLGGCRIHGNFELAEKAAKALFEIEPENPATYVTMANIYATAGRWDEVAKIRRSMDDKGVVKKPGLSWIEVKREIHVFLVGDTSHPKSKEIHEFLVKLSKRMREEGYVPDTNFVLHDVEEEQKEQNLSYHSEKLTVAFGIISTPPGTPLKVFKNLRTCVDCHNAIKYISKIVNRKITAKNAAPLKMQLFTVESPLHVQQNREYKVLAY, encoded by the exons ATGAGATCAATAATTTCCAGAATTTCCcattgttcatctttgtttcacCAAAACAGAGTAATGATTTCTTATTCCTTTTCTTCTCAAACCCAGACTCATATACCTGCCCCTCGAAGAACGTCTATCAAACTAAACACCACAGACAATCTCATAACTCAATTACACAATTTATGTGACCAAAAACACTTAAAAGAAGCCATTCAAATCCTCAATCAAATTGAAAGACCTCCAGCTTCTGTGTACTCAACTCTCATTCAGCTTTGCTGCCAAAACAGGGCTCTTAACGAGGGCAAAACTGTGCACAAACGCATGAGATACTTTGGATTTTTACCCGGCATAGTTATAAGTAATCGTCTTTTGGATATGTATGCAAAATGCGGGAGTTTGTCTGATGCTCAGAAGGTTTTCGATGAAATGAGTGAAAAGGACTTGTGTTCTTGGAACACTTTGATATCAGGTTATACTAAATTGGGGATGGTTAAGGAAGCAAAGAAGCTGTTTGATGAAATGCCTGAAAGAGATAATTTCTCATGGACTGCGATGATTTCGGGTTATGTTCGTTTTGATAAGCCTAAAGAAGCTTTAGAGCTTTACAGGATGCAGGAAATGAGCTTGCTGTCAAAGTTGAACAATTTTACTGTGTCCAGCGTGTTAGCTGCTTCTGCCGCTATGGGGTGCTTAATTATAGGTAAAGAGATTCATGGTCGTATAACGCGAGCTGGGTTAGATTTTGATGACGTTGTTTGGAGTGCTTTAATGGATATGTATGGGAAATGTGGGAGCATAGATGAAGCAAGGTCAGTTTTCGACAAATTGGTGGATAGAGATATTGTTGCCTGGACTGCGATGATTGATAGGTATTTTAGGGACGGTAGGCGGGAAGAAGGGTTTGAATTGTTTCGGCAGTTAATGAAATCGGGGATATGGCCTAACGAGTTTACCTTTGCTGGTGTTCTGAATGCGtgtgctgctgctgctgctgagGAGATAGGCAAGCAGGTTCATGGATACATGACAAGGGTTTATTTCAATCCTTTGTCTTTCGCTGCTAGTGCTCTTGTTCATATGTACTCCAAGTGTGGAAATGTTGAGAATGCAAAAAGGGTGTTTAATGGGATGCCTCAACCTGATTTAGTTTCATGGACTTCTTTGATCACTGGATATGCTCAGAATGGCCAGCCTGACGAGGCTTTGGAGTACTTCGAGTTGTTACTGAAATCAAATACGAAACCCGATCACATTACCTTTGTCGGGGTTCTTTCTGCTTGTACACATGCTGGATTGGTTGATAAAGGGCTAGAATATTTCCACTCAATAAAGGACATGCATGGATTAACTCATACTGCTGATCATTATGCTTGTATAATTGACTTATTAGCTCGATCTGGCCGATTTCAGGAAGCTGAGAATATCATTAGTAAGATGCCCATGAAACCTGATAAGTTTCTGTGGGCTTCCTTACTTGGCGGTTGTAGAATTCATGGTAACTTTGAATTAGCCGAAAAAGCTGCTAAAGCATTGTTTGAGATAGAGCCAGAAAATCCAGCGACCTATGTTACTATGGCCAACATATATGCCACTGCTGGTAGGTGGGATGAAGTCGCCAAAATTAGAAGGTCAATGGATGACAAGGGAGTGGTAAAGAAACCAGGTTTGAGCTGGATTGAGGTGAAGAGAGAGATACATGTTTTCTTAGTGGGAGATACTTCTCACCCAAAATCCAAGGAAATACATGAGTTCTTAGTGAAGCTTTCTAAGCGAATGAGGGAAGAAGGGTATGTCCCTGACACCAATTTTGTGCTGCATGATGTGGAGGAGGAGCAGAAGGAGCAAAACCTCTCATACCACAGTGAGAAGTTAACTGTTGCATTTGGAATTATTTCTACTCCTCCAGGAACACCACTCAAGGTTTTCAAGAATTTGAGAACATGTGTAGATTGCCATAATGCCATTAAATATATCTCGAAGATTGTTAACAGAAAAATAACA GCTAAAAATGCTGCTCCACTTAAAATGCAATTATTCACTGTGGAAAGTCCGTTGCATGTACAACAGAATAGAGAATATAAAGTTTTGGCATACTGA